Proteins co-encoded in one Heptranchias perlo isolate sHepPer1 chromosome 9, sHepPer1.hap1, whole genome shotgun sequence genomic window:
- the LOC137325514 gene encoding uncharacterized protein — protein MHVSHHNVLPFAVIINENLVGTKLEGCVTRHAIIVCPHTISRSPQAQCGFNNTDLEINCTIEALDAATKPTQVAYAGKGNYCVTTHLNSFEYAYLTCAIPSPEFCFTPEIPVRIGHEELVDIHQYNTTFLQVSEDTRNDVWNYINTFGYPIPPLPEHLRQLREKVQHSQQVYYTMQQRSKELRKDIEAIKVTTWWDDLWDWGLNVQIHPWIRLISHVLVMVQLILVFILLCMACKKCKRAKAKHLAKQVV, from the coding sequence ATGCATGTATCTCATCACAATGTGTTACCTTTTGCAGTGATAATAAACGAAAATTTGGTAGGAACCAAATTGGAAGGATGTGTCACTCGACATGCCATCATAGTCTGTCCACATACGATCAGCCGAAGCCCGCAAGCCCAATGCGGATTTAACAACACTGACTTGGAAATTAACTGCACCATAGAGGCACTGGACGCCGCcacaaaacccactcaagtggcttACGCCGGAAAAGGCAACTATTGTGTGACGACTCATTTAAACTCGTTCGAGTATGCCTACTTAACGTGTGCCATCCCCAGTCCAGAGTTTTGCTTCACCCCGGAAATTCCCGTACGAATTGGACATGAGGAGCTGGTGGACATACATCAGTACAACACTACCTTTCTTCAAGTGTCCGAAGACACGAGGAATGATGTATGGAACTACATCAACACGTTTGGATATCCAATACCTCCATTGCCCGAACACCTGAGACAGTTACGAGAAAAGGTTCAACATTCCCAGCAGGTGTATTATACCATGCAACAGCGGAGCAAGGAGTTGAGGAAAGACATCGAGGCGATCAAGGTGACCACGTGGTGGGATGACTTATGGGACTGGGGACTAAATGTACAGATTCACCCATGGATCCGACTAATTTCCCATGTTTTGGTCATGGTGCAGTTAATACTGGTCTTTATTCTGCTATGTATGGCATGTAAGAAATGTAAGCGGGCTAAGGCAAAACATCTCGCTAAACAGGTGGTTTAA
- the LOC137325513 gene encoding uncharacterized protein, whose translation MPTCVSVVKRVQEANLKYQSEMIRNRWKETSPVVDQIEWWVRQKAAKQANYGTVLLACWADQTGPLIVDKWGRLYHLQDFLRPVQEAKVRVSSLLDLEAPATEELDDLQDWGGIVKTMEAQQHKTPQPECLPEYNRIGPSAPVQPGNGEPKSIAPVRVNPAGVAANGEMGGRGTLGESQSFTPQERSSVILLIPDLKQHNPNVEVWAKIQSAARHFNLSIQGIKDIIEVKCPSAVYGALPPWNLQIPATMVEYDTQFEALKTWVQDGLGNGTATWTGLTALRQNPGEDPIAYIDLVIERYEHWGHFPVPKHPPDIPASAQ comes from the coding sequence ATGCCCACCTGTGTCTCTGTTGTAAAACGAGTCCAAGAGGCtaatttaaaatatcaaagtgAAATGATTAGGAACAGATGGAAGGAAACCAGTCCAGTCGTCGATCAAATAGAGTGGTGGGTGAGGCAAAAGGCTGCTAAACAAGCTAATTATGGTACTGTTCTGCTCGCTTGTTGGGCAGATCAGACAGGACCTTTAATCGTGGACAAATGGGGGAGATTGTATCATCTACAGGACTTTTTGAGACCTGTACAAGAGGCTAAAGTTCGAGTTAGCAGTCTTTTGGATCTGGAAGCGCCAGCAACGGAGGAGTTAGACGATTTACAGGATTGGGGGGGAATTGTTAAGACAATGGAGGCTCAGCAGCACAAAACGCCGCAGCCTGAGTGCCTGCCTGAATACAACCGTATCGGCCCTTCGGCACCGGTACAACCTGGAAATGGGGAGCCGAAATCCATTGCCCCTGTCCGAGTAAACCCAGCCGGAGTGGCAGCAAATGGGGAAATGGGAGGCAGGGGCACACTGGGGGAATCTCAGTCTTTTACACCACAGGAGAGATCCAGCGTGATCCTTCTCATTCCCGACCTGAAGCAACATAACCCCAATGTCGAGGTATGGGCAAAGATACAAAGCGCCGCCCGACATTTTAATCTGTCTATACAGGGCATAAAAGATATCATTGAGGTTAAGTGCCCCTCCGCTGTCTATGGGGCGTTGCCCCCTTGGAATTTGCAGATCCCAGCCACTATGGTCGAGTATGACACCCAATTTGAAGCTCTAAAGACCTGGGTTCAAGATGGATTGGGTAACGGCACTGCCACCTGGACGGGACTCACAGCCCTACGACAAAACCCAGGGGAAGACCCCATTGCGTATATTGACCTGGTAATTGAACGGTATGAACATTGGGGACACTTCCCAGTTCCAAAACACCCTCCTGACATACCTGCGTCTGCTCAGTGA